A genomic stretch from Corynebacterium kutscheri includes:
- a CDS encoding PhoH family protein: MHSQTVLGINDENLKVLENQLDCDIFVRGTQVTLTGKDHEIARAVKVLKELQSLARRGHVISADSVKHAITMVTAEAPMSVAKALASDILVRRGKAVRPKTYGQKEYVDAIDENTITFGLGPAGSGKTYLAMAKAVQALQLKQVSRIILTRPAVEAGEKLGFLPGTLNDKIDPYLRPLHDALRDMVDPEVIPKLMEAGIVEVAPLAYMRGRTLNDAFVILDEAQNTTAAQMKMFLTRLGFGSKMVVTGDITQVDLPGGQKSGLRLVRHILRGVEGVHFSELSSEDVVRHQLVGRIVEAYDHYEEKNQ; the protein is encoded by the coding sequence ATGCACTCCCAGACCGTATTGGGCATTAATGATGAAAATCTTAAGGTTTTAGAAAATCAGCTTGACTGCGATATTTTTGTTCGCGGCACGCAAGTGACCTTGACAGGTAAAGATCACGAGATTGCTAGAGCTGTAAAAGTACTCAAAGAATTACAATCTCTTGCCCGACGTGGCCATGTGATTAGCGCTGATAGTGTAAAACACGCGATTACAATGGTTACCGCGGAAGCGCCAATGAGTGTTGCAAAGGCACTAGCTAGCGATATCCTAGTACGCCGTGGTAAAGCGGTGCGGCCTAAAACATATGGGCAAAAAGAGTACGTGGATGCTATTGATGAAAACACCATTACTTTTGGATTAGGCCCGGCTGGTTCTGGTAAAACCTATTTAGCTATGGCTAAAGCAGTACAAGCATTACAATTAAAGCAGGTCAGTCGCATTATTTTAACCCGTCCTGCGGTTGAAGCTGGTGAGAAACTGGGATTTTTACCAGGAACTCTTAATGACAAGATTGATCCTTATCTGCGCCCGTTGCATGATGCCTTGCGCGATATGGTTGATCCAGAGGTTATTCCAAAACTTATGGAAGCGGGAATCGTAGAAGTTGCCCCCTTGGCCTATATGCGTGGCCGAACGCTTAATGATGCCTTCGTGATTCTTGATGAAGCCCAGAATACGACTGCTGCGCAGATGAAAATGTTTTTGACCCGATTGGGCTTTGGTTCGAAAATGGTGGTAACTGGCGATATTACTCAGGTGGATTTACCTGGTGGGCAAAAATCTGGGTTACGGTTAGTACGTCACATTTTGCGTGGCGTCGAAGGGGTTCATTTTAGCGAGCTAAGCAGCGAAGATGTGGTGCGACATCAATTGGTTGGCAGAATCGTTGAAGCGTATGACCACTACGAGGAGAAGAATCAGTGA
- the ybeY gene encoding rRNA maturation RNase YbeY has protein sequence MSIEVINESGIASINEEALIDVARFVLGEMDIHPDVEVTLSIVDIPTMSDLHVRWMDLEGPTDVMSFPMDELTPGMVGRPDAVALSPSILGDIILCPEFAEKQAQKAGHGLGHELALLTTHGCLHLLGYDHIEPEQEQEMFALQNELLRDWYADCTRRNVEYQPKPDGPGAFPTAAQRAELDQRMMDGND, from the coding sequence GTGAGCATTGAGGTTATCAATGAGTCCGGCATTGCCAGCATCAATGAAGAAGCGCTTATCGATGTTGCTCGTTTCGTTTTAGGCGAGATGGATATTCATCCTGATGTTGAGGTAACCCTTTCTATTGTGGATATCCCCACGATGAGCGATTTACATGTGCGATGGATGGATTTGGAAGGACCAACCGATGTTATGAGTTTTCCTATGGACGAACTCACACCAGGTATGGTTGGCCGTCCTGATGCTGTTGCGTTATCACCTTCGATTCTTGGGGATATTATTCTGTGTCCTGAGTTTGCCGAAAAGCAGGCTCAAAAAGCCGGCCATGGGCTGGGACATGAGCTGGCTTTGTTAACGACGCACGGATGTTTGCATCTTTTAGGTTATGACCACATTGAGCCAGAGCAAGAGCAAGAGATGTTCGCGCTGCAAAATGAACTATTGCGGGATTGGTATGCAGATTGCACCCGTCGTAACGTAGAATATCAACCTAAACCTGATGGCCCAGGTGCATTTCCTACAGCTGCTCAGCGTGCTGAGCTTGACCAACGCATGATGGATGGGAATGATTAA
- a CDS encoding hemolysin family protein, translating into MNPFLLGAIVILALLFSGLLGSIEAAVTLMSRARVEQIVKEEETRAARSLLRVLDRRAEHINLLVLGRTFLDATAAACGAVLASELMDTSLITAIITAIVAVALMSFAVIGVFSRTVGRKNPYTVSLGSAMILNAVAKVLGPITKLLIRFGNVIAPGAGFRDGPYSTEVELREMVDIAQEHGVVEVEERRMIQSVFDLASTTARSVMVPRPEMVWIESGKTAGQATSLLVRSGHSRVPVIGETVDDILGVVYLKDLVQQTYYSTDGGRSVLVDEIMRKPTFVPDSKNLDALLHEMQSDRNHIAMLVDEYGGIAGLISIEDIIEEIVGEIADEYDEREVAPIKVLSGEDFLVRVVSRLSLEELAEFLRENYDFELDLSEEITDQVDTVGGFLAFEMGRVPLPGSTIEAHGLRLHTEGGRDRRGRLRVNSVLIDIIDSEESQ; encoded by the coding sequence ATTAATCCTTTTCTTTTGGGCGCAATTGTTATTCTCGCCCTATTGTTTTCTGGTTTACTCGGTTCGATCGAGGCAGCCGTTACGCTCATGTCTCGGGCACGAGTAGAACAAATTGTAAAAGAAGAAGAAACTCGTGCCGCTCGTTCACTTTTACGAGTACTAGATCGTCGCGCCGAACATATCAACCTATTGGTATTAGGGCGTACTTTCCTTGATGCCACGGCAGCAGCCTGCGGAGCAGTCCTTGCTTCTGAGCTTATGGATACCTCCTTGATTACCGCTATTATCACTGCCATTGTGGCGGTTGCATTAATGTCTTTTGCGGTCATCGGGGTATTTTCACGCACAGTGGGGCGAAAAAATCCTTATACGGTTTCTTTGGGTTCTGCGATGATATTGAATGCTGTCGCTAAAGTACTTGGCCCGATAACCAAACTGCTTATCCGCTTCGGCAATGTTATCGCGCCGGGGGCTGGATTTCGTGATGGACCTTATTCTACGGAAGTGGAATTACGCGAGATGGTTGATATCGCCCAAGAGCATGGCGTAGTAGAAGTCGAAGAGCGTCGAATGATCCAATCGGTATTTGATCTGGCTTCAACTACAGCGCGTTCGGTAATGGTTCCACGCCCGGAGATGGTATGGATTGAATCTGGAAAAACAGCTGGGCAAGCAACAAGTCTACTGGTACGTTCCGGGCATTCTCGGGTGCCAGTGATTGGTGAAACAGTCGATGATATTTTGGGTGTTGTCTATCTAAAAGACCTCGTGCAGCAGACTTATTACTCTACTGATGGTGGTAGGAGTGTATTGGTAGATGAGATTATGCGCAAGCCCACCTTCGTCCCAGATAGTAAAAATTTGGATGCATTGCTACACGAAATGCAAAGCGATCGTAATCATATTGCTATGTTGGTTGATGAATATGGTGGAATTGCGGGTCTTATTTCTATTGAGGATATTATCGAAGAAATCGTTGGTGAAATAGCTGACGAATATGATGAACGCGAAGTCGCACCAATTAAAGTACTTAGTGGTGAAGATTTTCTTGTCCGAGTAGTCTCTCGATTGAGTTTAGAAGAGCTAGCGGAGTTTTTAAGAGAAAATTATGATTTTGAACTCGATCTTAGCGAAGAAATAACTGACCAGGTAGATACTGTGGGCGGTTTCCTTGCATTTGAGATGGGACGAGTACCTTTACCTGGCTCAACAATAGAAGCTCATGGGCTGCGGTTGCATACTGAAGGCGGTAGGGATCGTCGTGGCCGGTTACGGGTGAATAGCGTTTTGATAGACATTATTGATTCAGAAGAATCCCAGTAA
- the pdxY gene encoding pyridoxal kinase PdxY yields the protein MNILSIQSHVSYGHVGNSAAVFPLQRIGHEVWPVHTVNFSNHTGYGDWGGQLIPATQVRSIVDGLENRGALAKVDAIISGYQGGADIADVIIETVARVKAENPNAVYSCDPVMGNAKSGCFVHEDIPPLLREKVVPVADIITPNQFELGFLTGVECNDISSTLKACEAAQKIGPHTILVTSVLRDDRDPHTIEMMAVNDKGAWLVQTPYLAAKRNGSGDVTAALFNGHYIREFDAADALAKTASSIFALIKNTVVSNSRELLLVETQEAFAHPASEFEVKQIA from the coding sequence ATGAATATTCTTTCTATCCAGTCGCATGTTTCTTATGGGCACGTCGGTAATTCTGCTGCTGTTTTTCCGCTGCAACGTATTGGCCATGAGGTGTGGCCAGTACACACAGTGAATTTTTCTAATCACACAGGTTATGGTGATTGGGGCGGACAGCTTATCCCAGCTACTCAGGTGCGTAGCATTGTTGATGGTTTGGAAAACCGTGGCGCATTAGCAAAAGTTGATGCGATTATATCTGGTTATCAGGGTGGTGCAGATATCGCTGATGTGATTATTGAGACTGTTGCTCGGGTGAAAGCAGAAAACCCGAATGCTGTTTATTCCTGCGATCCGGTGATGGGTAATGCCAAATCAGGTTGTTTTGTTCATGAAGATATTCCACCATTGCTGCGTGAAAAAGTAGTGCCAGTGGCAGATATTATTACTCCAAACCAATTCGAGCTTGGCTTTTTAACTGGCGTAGAGTGCAATGATATTTCCTCGACGCTTAAAGCCTGTGAAGCAGCACAAAAGATTGGCCCACACACCATCTTAGTGACATCGGTGCTACGCGATGATCGCGACCCTCATACCATTGAGATGATGGCAGTCAATGATAAGGGTGCATGGCTGGTACAGACTCCATATTTAGCGGCTAAACGCAATGGTTCTGGTGATGTGACTGCAGCATTATTTAATGGACATTATATTCGTGAATTTGATGCTGCAGATGCATTGGCTAAAACCGCATCAAGTATTTTTGCGCTTATTAAAAACACTGTGGTTTCTAATAGCCGAGAACTTTTACTAGTGGAAACGCAGGAAGCCTTTGCACATCCAGCATCAGAATTTGAGGTAAAGCAGATCGCCTAG
- the era gene encoding GTPase Era: MMINSDSFDAAFSNLPQDTHAEQSSFTDTPAGFRSGFISFVGRPNTGKSTLTNALVGQKIAITANQPETTRHPIRGIVHRDDAQIIVVDTPGLHRPRTLLGERLNEVVKETYSDMDLIGLTIPADEKIGPGDRWILENVRKVAPKTPILGIVTKVDKVSRDQVAAQLMALHELLGEDAEVVPVSAVTGEQREVLLEVITSLLPEGPKFYPDDHLTDDDINTRIAELIREAALSGLKQELPHSVAVEIDEILPDEEREDVLNVHAVIYVERDGQKSILIGKDGRRLGRIIYNARPEIIKLLGKNVYLDLRIKVLKNWQSDPKSLGRLGF, from the coding sequence ATGATGATTAATTCCGATTCTTTTGATGCTGCTTTTAGTAACTTGCCACAAGACACACACGCTGAGCAGTCTAGTTTTACTGATACCCCGGCAGGTTTTCGTTCGGGCTTTATTTCTTTTGTTGGTCGGCCTAATACTGGTAAATCTACTCTTACGAATGCATTAGTAGGGCAAAAAATCGCTATTACTGCTAATCAGCCTGAAACCACTAGGCATCCAATTCGAGGCATTGTGCACCGAGATGATGCCCAGATTATTGTGGTGGATACTCCTGGTTTGCACCGGCCACGAACTTTGTTGGGTGAACGGCTTAATGAAGTAGTTAAAGAAACATATTCTGATATGGATCTGATTGGTCTGACTATTCCTGCGGATGAGAAGATTGGCCCGGGTGATCGGTGGATTTTAGAAAATGTACGTAAAGTTGCTCCCAAAACACCGATACTTGGCATTGTCACTAAAGTTGATAAGGTTTCCCGAGATCAGGTTGCTGCGCAGTTAATGGCTTTGCATGAGCTGTTAGGCGAAGATGCAGAGGTTGTGCCGGTTTCTGCGGTTACTGGAGAACAGCGCGAGGTGTTACTTGAGGTAATTACTTCTTTGCTTCCAGAGGGGCCAAAATTCTATCCTGATGATCATCTTACTGATGACGATATCAATACTCGTATTGCTGAGTTGATTCGCGAAGCTGCATTATCTGGGTTGAAGCAAGAATTACCGCATTCAGTAGCAGTAGAAATTGATGAGATTCTTCCCGATGAAGAGCGTGAGGATGTATTGAATGTTCACGCAGTGATTTATGTAGAACGCGACGGACAGAAATCTATTCTTATTGGTAAGGACGGACGTCGTTTGGGGCGCATTATTTATAATGCTCGTCCAGAAATCATTAAGTTGTTGGGAAAGAATGTGTATCTAGATCTTCGGATTAAGGTGTTGAAAAATTGGCAATCTGATCCTAAGAGCTTAGGTCGCCTGGGGTTTTAG
- the recO gene encoding DNA repair protein RecO codes for MRAHSYRDRALVIRSYDFGEADRIIVFLTRTQGLVRAVAKGVRRAKSRFGSRLQPFVELDVHFYPGRNLETVTAADTLDFFASPLIDDFTRFSAASSVLEAAERLSLSSYGEHEQLYDLTLEKLKEFPGKVDTLLILDSYLLQAMDLAGWAPSLFACAQCGVAGPHHAFHPAPGGAVCVQCRPQGSTEVDPEVLHLLWFLQQGFIAQAEAIADKYRITTGHRLVRAHLQWHLEKGLASLNILEQGF; via the coding sequence GTGCGTGCACATTCATATCGCGATCGTGCTCTTGTTATTCGTTCTTACGATTTTGGCGAGGCCGATCGCATTATTGTTTTTCTTACCCGTACCCAAGGCTTAGTGCGCGCGGTTGCAAAGGGCGTGCGACGGGCAAAGTCGCGTTTTGGTTCTCGGCTGCAGCCGTTCGTTGAATTAGATGTGCATTTCTACCCAGGACGTAATCTGGAAACAGTAACTGCCGCCGATACCCTTGATTTTTTTGCTTCCCCGCTTATTGATGATTTCACGCGTTTTTCTGCTGCTTCTTCGGTGTTAGAAGCAGCAGAACGGTTGAGTTTATCAAGTTATGGGGAACATGAACAGCTCTATGATCTTACTTTAGAGAAGTTAAAAGAATTTCCTGGAAAAGTAGATACTTTGCTGATTTTAGATTCTTATCTTCTCCAAGCAATGGATCTTGCTGGGTGGGCGCCGAGCTTATTTGCGTGTGCACAGTGTGGTGTGGCTGGACCGCATCATGCTTTTCATCCCGCGCCAGGTGGGGCGGTGTGTGTGCAGTGCCGACCACAAGGATCTACAGAAGTTGATCCAGAAGTGTTGCATTTATTGTGGTTTTTACAGCAGGGATTTATTGCTCAAGCAGAAGCAATTGCGGACAAATATAGAATTACTACTGGGCATAGGCTTGTTCGGGCACATTTGCAGTGGCATTTAGAAAAAGGATTGGCTTCACTGAATATCCTCGAACAAGGTTTTTAA
- a CDS encoding isoprenyl transferase, which produces MTPPNIPAELVPKHIALVMDGNGRWAQERGLPRTEGHKRGEAILLDMVDACLAMGVTHLSAYAFSTENWRRSASEVRFLMGFNRDVLMRQKEYLHSKNVRVRWMGRRPRLWRSVIKELESAEELTKNNTAMTLYMCVNYGGRVEIIDGVREIARQVQAGTLHPEDITEKNFQNFLDEPDMPDVDLFVRPSGEKRTSNFLLWQSAYAEMVYQNKLFPDYTPEDLFLAVEEYARRDRRFGGTK; this is translated from the coding sequence ATGACCCCGCCAAATATTCCGGCTGAGCTTGTGCCAAAGCATATTGCGCTCGTTATGGACGGTAATGGTCGCTGGGCACAAGAACGTGGGCTGCCGCGTACTGAAGGGCATAAACGTGGTGAAGCTATTTTGCTGGATATGGTTGATGCTTGTCTTGCCATGGGGGTTACACACTTAAGCGCGTATGCTTTTTCTACCGAAAACTGGCGGCGTTCGGCTAGCGAAGTACGATTCCTTATGGGCTTTAATCGAGATGTGCTTATGCGTCAAAAAGAGTATTTGCATTCTAAAAACGTTCGTGTGCGTTGGATGGGGCGTCGCCCGCGACTATGGCGTTCAGTGATTAAAGAATTAGAAAGCGCTGAAGAGCTAACTAAAAATAACACTGCAATGACTTTGTATATGTGTGTTAACTATGGCGGACGAGTAGAAATTATTGATGGCGTTCGTGAGATTGCTCGGCAGGTGCAAGCTGGTACTTTGCACCCAGAAGATATTACCGAGAAAAATTTTCAAAACTTTCTTGATGAACCAGATATGCCAGATGTTGATCTTTTTGTACGACCATCGGGTGAAAAGCGAACAAGTAACTTTTTATTATGGCAATCAGCTTATGCCGAGATGGTATATCAGAATAAATTATTCCCAGATTACACCCCGGAGGATCTCTTCCTCGCCGTAGAAGAATATGCACGTCGTGATCGCCGTTTTGGAGGTACCAAATAA
- a CDS encoding VIT1/CCC1 transporter family protein, which yields MPTYKQIKRWQQYLANERAEAAVYRELAKRKEGEEREILLSLAEAEQRHEEYWRTLLGNDVGMPRSPGFSTRLLGFMARHFGNVFVLAMMQTAEQRNPYETDADATAQMRADEAIHAEIVRGLAAQGREKMSGNFRAAIFGANDGLVSNLALVLGVIGSGLGTNIIVLTGISGLLAGALSMAAGEYISVKSQEELLDASTPHPKTKEKVPALDVNANELALVYRARGMSESEAGAYAAQMFAELAAHQGINDQSFIGSLDFDDSVAEVEENGAIQAAISSFLCFALGAFVPIFPFLFGLSVITASIIALIIVGLVLMITGSITGILSGKPPLKRALRQLVIGLAAAAVTYGLGSLFGVAIT from the coding sequence ATGCCTACCTACAAACAAATTAAGCGTTGGCAACAATATTTGGCTAATGAGCGTGCAGAAGCTGCTGTATACCGTGAGTTAGCTAAACGTAAAGAAGGCGAAGAACGAGAGATTTTATTATCGCTTGCTGAAGCAGAACAACGTCATGAAGAATATTGGCGTACTCTCTTAGGCAATGATGTGGGCATGCCGCGAAGCCCTGGGTTTTCTACCCGACTATTAGGTTTTATGGCTCGACATTTTGGTAATGTGTTTGTGCTTGCCATGATGCAGACCGCTGAACAGCGTAATCCTTATGAAACTGATGCAGATGCAACTGCACAGATGCGTGCTGATGAGGCTATTCACGCAGAGATTGTGCGTGGATTAGCAGCTCAAGGACGCGAGAAAATGAGTGGAAATTTCCGGGCGGCGATTTTTGGTGCTAATGATGGTTTAGTTTCAAATTTAGCGTTAGTTTTAGGTGTTATTGGTTCTGGCCTAGGCACTAACATTATTGTGCTAACTGGTATCTCTGGTTTACTTGCTGGTGCTTTGTCAATGGCAGCGGGGGAGTATATTTCAGTAAAAAGCCAAGAAGAGCTTTTAGATGCGTCAACACCGCATCCGAAGACAAAAGAAAAAGTGCCGGCCTTAGATGTTAATGCCAATGAACTTGCTTTGGTCTATCGTGCTCGTGGAATGAGTGAGTCGGAAGCTGGTGCATATGCAGCACAAATGTTTGCTGAACTAGCTGCTCATCAAGGGATTAATGATCAAAGTTTTATTGGTTCTTTGGATTTTGATGATTCTGTAGCTGAAGTAGAAGAAAATGGTGCCATTCAAGCAGCAATTTCTAGTTTTTTGTGCTTTGCTTTGGGTGCTTTTGTACCTATTTTTCCTTTTCTTTTTGGATTATCAGTAATTACGGCAAGTATTATTGCGCTGATTATTGTAGGTTTAGTTTTAATGATAACTGGAAGTATTACTGGTATTTTATCTGGTAAACCACCACTAAAACGTGCTCTGCGGCAGCTGGTTATTGGTTTAGCTGCTGCTGCTGTGACTTATGGTTTAGGTTCTTTATTTGGGGTGGCTATTACCTAG
- a CDS encoding Fur family transcriptional regulator — translation MNRTFDSTVPKLGVRSTRQRTAVVNVLRELDNFASAKTIHDELTHRNLKVGLTTVYRTLQSLTDIKAVDVLHMSNGETLYRHCLNDDHHHHLVCTSCSRTIEIDGGPVERWAQEVASANGFELTGHDAEIYGLCPICKRN, via the coding sequence ATGAATCGCACATTTGACTCCACAGTCCCCAAGCTTGGCGTGCGCAGTACTCGCCAGCGTACGGCCGTCGTCAATGTTCTTCGCGAATTAGATAACTTTGCTTCAGCCAAGACCATCCATGATGAGCTTACCCACCGTAACCTCAAGGTAGGGCTTACCACCGTTTATCGCACTTTACAGTCTTTAACTGATATTAAAGCAGTTGATGTCTTGCACATGTCTAATGGCGAGACCCTCTACCGACACTGTCTTAATGATGACCACCATCACCACCTAGTATGCACCTCGTGCTCTCGCACTATCGAAATTGATGGCGGTCCGGTAGAACGCTGGGCCCAAGAAGTAGCCTCGGCCAATGGTTTTGAACTCACCGGCCACGATGCAGAGATTTATGGTCTGTGCCCAATATGTAAGCGCAACTAA
- a CDS encoding ArsR/SmtB family transcription factor: protein MQKTEDGAVTYDPNRNYNAVAHIFRAIDSPLRLKILSLLQERDHFVYELVNTLGSSQPLISQHLRVLKQAKLIHNERTGRQMVYRLSEPRAMEIIELGFNIDHSRKSGSR from the coding sequence ATCCAAAAAACCGAGGATGGGGCAGTTACCTATGACCCCAATAGGAATTACAACGCCGTCGCCCACATTTTCCGAGCGATTGACTCCCCACTAAGGCTTAAAATTTTATCTCTTTTACAAGAACGCGATCATTTCGTTTATGAGCTTGTCAATACCCTAGGATCTAGCCAACCACTAATTAGTCAGCATTTACGGGTCCTAAAACAAGCCAAGCTCATCCACAATGAACGCACCGGCAGACAAATGGTTTATCGTCTTTCGGAACCACGCGCAATGGAAATTATTGAATTAGGGTTCAATATTGACCACAGTCGCAAAAGCGGCAGCCGATAA